CCGAATCATTTTCGATGAGCTGTGCCAAAACGTCATCACCGACGAGTCGCGCCAGATTTACCGCCGCCAGATGGCCGAGTTGGTCGGGCGCGGAGCGCAGGCCATCATCTTGGGCTGCACCGAAATCACCTTATTGGTCGGCGCGGGTGATGTCAGCGTGCCGGTCTTTGACACGTCGGCGATTCACGTCGAGGATGCCGCACGGTTCATGCTGGGTTAAGCCGCGTTGCCCAAACCTCCATCCGGGCAACGCCGGCTTGCCTTAGGGTTTGGGCATGAATCCAGATCAAACCGACCAATCTAGAATTGATCAGCCCAGCGGCGAAATCGTGCAGTCCAGCTTGCCGGAGCAGCACCCAGACGTGGTGGAGGTGCCTGAAAGCGACCCCCAAAACGAGACGCCCACCGACACCGCCGCCAAGTTGCAGCAGCATGCCGCCAGCGCCACCGAACTGATTCCCAGTGACGAAGACGGCTGAGTCCGGCATCTAAGTCGTCAAAGAAAAAGAGCGTTTGGGAGGACTGGCTGAGTGTGCTTCTAACTTAGCCAGCCCTTTTCACAAATGCTTTAAAGTTCCGCCGCCCAAATCGCCTCTGGGCTTTCACGATGCCGGATGACTTGCCACGCGCCGTCCCACAGCACTTCGGCGGGGCGCGGACGGCTCAGATAATTGCTGCTCATGGCCGCGCCATAAGCGCCCGCTTCCAGCAGAGCCAGCACGCCGCCGCGCTGTGGTGTGGGGAGCGGCACGTCGTGGGCCAAGACATCACCGCTTTCGCAGGCGGGGCCAGCCAGGTCATACGGCTTGGTCTGGTCGCCTTGCCACAGCGCTCTAATCGGCTGAACCGCGCCGTAGAGCATGGGCCGAATCAGCTCGGTCATGCCAGCGTCCAGCAAAACAAAATTGCGGCCTGTCTGCTTGCTTCCCACCACGGTGCTTAGCAGCACGCCCGCTCCCGCCACCAAGTATCGGCCCGGCTCGGCCCACAGCTGTGCGCCGAACACCTCAGCCGCTTGCCGAGCTTGTCCGGCGATGCCGTGCAGGTCAGCGTCCAAGCTCCACCCGCCGCCCACGTCCAGCACTTCCAATTCACCCACGCTGGGGCGCAACTCACTGAGTTTGGCGAAGGCCGCCGCGAAGTCGCCCGCGTCGCGGATGGCGCTGCCGATATGCACATGCAGGCCGCGTGCGGTGTGGCCCGCCGCTTTCAGTGCGTCTAGTACGGCGGGAACCTCGCTGAGCGGCACGCCGAATTTGCTGCTCCCCGCGCCGGTGGCGAGGTGGTCGTGGGTGCTGACGTTCAGCGCCGGATTGACCCTGACGAGCGCCCTTGAACTTGGCGGCAACAGCGCGACTTCCTCGCCCCGGTCCACTATAAAGGTCGCGCCCAAACGGCCACCTTCGGCGTATTCCTCATCCGATTTGGCGGGGCCGTTGACCAGAATGTGTTCGCCGGACGCGCCCGCCTTGACTGCCCGCGCCAGTTCCCCGGCGCTGACACATTCAAAGCCCACGCCCGCCGAGCAAAAGCGCCGCAGCAAACTGAGATTCGGATTGGCTTTCATGGCATAAAAAATTCGGGTGTCGGTGAAGGCTGCCCGCACACCTGCCAGCGCGGCGTCCAACTCGGCGGCGTCGTAGACATACAGCGGCGTGCCGAAGCGCTGGGCGGCTTCCAAAAGTTGGGTGTCGTTGAGCATGCCGCACAGTGTAGCCAGTGGCGGCGTCACTGTCGCTCAACTCACCCCAACCTGTCAGCCATCCTGTTACACTTCAAAGTTATGACGGCTACGGCAAAACGGACAACTCAGGGCATCAAGCCGGGCGGACGGGTGCTGTGCGCCATGTCCGGCGGCGTGGACAGCAGCGTAAGCGCCGCGCTGCTTAAAGAACAGGGCTTTGCGGTGATCGGCGCGATGATGCGTTTCTGGCCCGACGACAAACGCAGCGACACCTTCGACACCTGCTGCTCACCCGACGCCGCCTACGAAGCCCGCCGCGTGGCCGAGCAAGTCGGCGTGCCCTTTTACCTGCTGGACTACCGCGAGCAGTTTCAGCGCCACATCGTCGGCCCCTTTCTGGCCGAATACGCGGCTGGGCGCACGCCGAATCCCTGCGTCAATTGCAACACCAAAGTCAAATTCGACGAGCTGGTCAAAAAGGCCAAGATGCTCGGCTGCGATTATGTGGCAACCGGCCACTATGTCAAACGCGTCGAGGAAGAAAGCGGCGCAGTGGCTTTTCACCGGGGCGACGACCCGCGCAAAGACCAGACCTACTTTTTGTGGGGCACGCCGCGCGACGCTTTGCCGTACATCCTTTTTCCGGTGGGCGAAATGGAAAAGCCCCGCGTGCGCGAGATTGCCGAGCAGCACGGCTTACTGACCGCCAAAAAGCCCGAAAGTCAGAATATCTGCTTCGTGCCGGGCACTGTCAAAGACTTCGTGGCCGAATACGTGCCCCAAAAGCTCGGCCAGATGCGCGACATCCGTACGGGCGAAGTGGTGGGCGAACACCTCGGTACCCAGTTTTACACCTTGGGCCAGAAGAAAGGGCTGGGCCTGTTTCAGTCGCACCTCGTCCGGCACGTGGTTTACCTGGACGTAGACAGCAACACCGTCTGGGTCGGTGAATACGAGGACTGCTTGTGGAAAGGGCTAAAGGCGCTGACGCCCAATTACCTGATCGACCTCACCGACTTGCCGAGTGAAGTGGACGTGCAGGTGCGCTACCGTGCCGTGCCGGTCAAGGCCCGCGTGCTGGACGCTGACGAACACGGCTTTGAATTGGAATTTGACGAACCCCAGTTTGCGGTGGCTCCCGGCCAGAGCGCCGTGCTGTACGCGGGGCCCAAGCTGCTGGGCGGCGGGCTGATTGCCGATCACGTGCGGGTTTTGCCTGTTTGATTTGCGTTTGGGTTAGCGCTTTGGCTTCTTTGCTTTCGCGTTAGCTGCCCCCTCCCCGGTGGTGAGGGGGAGTGAGTCGCTGCGCTCGACACTGTGTCTGCGCGGCGTGACTTGTGGGCATTTCCTCCCGCGTTCTCCACGGCTGGGGCTTCGGTTGCGTTCTGACCGCCACGTTCTGTATCTGTTTAGCTCGGAATGTTGGAAGGGGAAGGTTGACTCCAAAAAGAGAATGAATCAGGTTTTCTGTTCCCCACCCTTGAGAGGGAGGCTGGGTGGGGGTGAACTGCAAAAGCCCTCTCAGCGTCAATTTTTGGCCATCGCTTTTTTAAAATCTGCATCAATCGCCAGCACAACTACATAAGGATTACCTTCTTCATTCTTGAATGATCTGAGCGCATCCTTTTGGTCAAGTTCGAGTGTCCTAGATAAGTATTCTAGGAAATGCTGGTACTTCAGAATGTTTCCAAAATTCTGGCTCTCGGCTTTGTCATGTGACTTGATATGATGATGAGTGAAAGCAAATTGGCAGCCATCCAGAAAGGCAATTGCTTATTCATAGCTGCCATCAAGCGCATATAAATATGGCCTTTCCATAAGAGTTTCAAAAAAATCGACCGATCTCGTTTCTTCTGGCAGACTCGTCAGTTCTCCGCAATAATGCTAGGCTAGTTGTTTAATTTCAGTCTTCCCGATTCAGCACGCCTTTACCCAATTCCTCTTTTGGAATATTCACGTCAAAAAGCGCTTGGACAAATTCACGGCTGTCGAACGGTTGCAAATCTTCCTGGCCCTCGCCCACGCCAATGAACTTGATCGGCACGCCGAGTTCGCGCACGATCGGCACCACGATGCCGCCTTTGGAGGTGCCGTCTAATTTGGTGACGATCACGCCGGTCAGCGTGATGGCTTCGTGGAACTTCTTGGCTTGCTGGAGGCCGTTTTGTCCGGTCACGGCGTCAAGCACCAGCCAGATTTCGTGCGGCTCGCCGGGGTCGGCTTTGTCGATGACGCGGCGCACTTTTTTGAGTTCTTCCATCAAGTTGTGCTTGTTGTGCAGGCGTCCAGCGGTGTCCACGAACAGCAGATCAAAGTCTCTGGCTTTGCGGGCGTTCGCGCCGTCGTAAGCCACCGCCGCCGGGTCGCCGCCGTCCACGCCCTGCACCACCGGAATGCCCAGCCGCTCGCCCCAGACGCCGAGTTGCGCTCCAGCGGCGGCGCGGAAGGTGTCGCCCGCCGCGAACATCACCCGCTTGCCGCGCGATTGGTAGTAGCGGCCCAGCTTGGCGATGGTGGTGGTCTTGCCCACGCCGTTGACGCCGATCACCATAATGACCTTGCCTTGTGGATCAACTGTGCTGCGCTTGGCGTCAGGGTTAAAGCCGAATTTGCGAAACTGTGCCCGCTTGGCGTCGGGTTCGAGTTGCAAGGTCATGGCTTCCATCAACGCTTCTTGGAGGTTGGATTTGGAGCTGTTCTTGACATCTTCCAAGATTTCTTCGGTGGCGGCGCGGCCCACGTCGGCAGCGATCAGGGCGTATTCGAGGTCTTCGAGCGTTTCAATGCGGTTGGTGAACACGTCTTTGAGATCGGTGCCCAGAAAACCGGAGGATTGGTTGAGCTGCTGACGGGTCTTGCTCAGGCCGTCACGCAGGCGATTAAGCCATGACATGCCGTCAGTCTAGCGTCCCGGTTGCGGGCAAAACAGGAGCGGTGTCGAGCAGGAGGGGGCAGTAGGGGATTGACCGCTCCCGCCGCTTATCAAGCTGAGATCATCGGTTGGAGCCAAAGATGAGGACTCTCACACCCCTTCGGTCATCTGCCCGTCACCTGGATTGGGCAAACTGAGGCCTATGACCCGTACCCGTTTCCTGTTTCCGCTGCTGGCCCTGGCGCTCGGTACGTCCAGCTTCGTGGCCGCCGCGCCCACACCGCTGACCGGCACCTTCGCTCAAGCTGCACCGGCCACCCCAACAACTGCCGCGCCCGACAACAGCGTGCCGATTGGCGGCTACAGTCTGGTGTCACTCACTGAAAATGGCCAAACCACTGCTCCGGGCAGCGCCGCCGTGCGCCCCACCCTCGACTTCGACGGCAAACGGGTGTCGGGTTCCAGTGGCTGCAACAGCTTTGGCGCTTCGTATGTGGCCCGCCAAAAAGTCCTGCGCTTTGGCGCTCTGGCCAGCACGCTGCGGGCCTGTCCCGATTATGTCGACGGCCTGGAAGCTCAGTTTCTTAAACTTCTGCGCGGCGTCAACCGCTTCGAACTCAGCGGAATGAGCGGCAACCAAACCCTGACTCTCTTTTCGGGCAGCAACGACCGGATGGTGTTCGCGCAAAACATCGGCGCAGGCGAGGTGGCCAGCGTGGGCATTCGCAGCAAATACGACGGCACTTGGACGCTGAATCGCCCGCCCGCCGGACTGCGACTGTCAAGCGACACCCGCCCGACGCAGTTTACGCTTAAGGGCTCGGACATCAGCGGCTTTGACGGCTGCAATCAGTTCAGCGGCAAGCTCAATATCTCCAGTGGCCGCTTGACGTTTGTTGGCCCCGTGATGTCCACTAAAGTCTTTTGCCCGCCGCAGGAAGCCAACCTCGTGCCGCTGCTGACGGTGGGCGCTGCCGCCGCCGTGCAGGGCAAGACCCTGACCCTGACCGATGTCAACGGCGGTCAGTGGGTGCTGAGCAAGCCGTAAAACCAACCTCTTTACCAATCGTCTAAACGGGCCGCGTCTTTGATATCGCGGCTCTTAGTTTGCTTTCATAACCCTGTTAACATCACAATCTAGACTCGGCTATGATTCCCGACTTGCCCAACCCTGCCGAGATAGACGGCGAAGCCAGAAGCGGCATGAGTTACCGGATTTTCGGCACCATCCAGCCCACTTTGATCGTGGATATGGACAGCCGTCACGGGATGTTCAGCGACGCGGGCGGCATGTCGTGGATGAGCGCCACCGTCGAGATGAACACCGGCCTCAACAGCGGCGGTGGGGGCGGACTGCTGTCGGGTTTGGCGCGGATGGTCGGCGGCGGCACGCTGTTTTTGGTGCAGTTCACCACCCGCAGCGAAGGCCAGATCGCGTTTGCCACCGACTTTCCCGGCAAGATCGTGCCGCTCGATCTGGCGGCGGGCGAGAGCATCATCATGCACAAGCACGCTTTTTTGGCGGCGGAAGCGGGCGTTACCTTGGCCGTGACCTTCACCCGCCGCTTTGGTGCGGGCTTGGTCGGCGGTGACGGTTTCGTGCTGCAAAGCGTGACCGGCCCCGGCATGGCTTTTGCCGAGCTGGACGGCGACGCCATCGAATACCACCTCAGCGCGGGCGAAATCCTGCTGGTCGAACCCGGCCACGTTGCCATGTTCGATCAGAGCGTCACCTTCGACGTGCAGATGGTCAAGGGACTGCGCAATATCATCTTTTCCGGTGAGGCGCTGTTTTTTGCTCGACTGAGCGGGCCGGGGCGGGTCTGGCTCAACAGCATGTCGGCCAGCAAAGTGGCTCACCGGATCGGGGAATATTTGCCTAAGGGCAGCTAAACACAACAACGTTTATCTTTATGGAGACCGAGCGGAGCGGGCAGGCCCGAGAGGTGCTGTTTTGCCCAAGGAGCGGGCAGGCGTCCTTGTGGGCGTCCGCTCTGCCCAAGCCGCGAAATCTCGAAACGGCAGGGTGGCCGTGCTCAGTGTGGGGTTTAACACTTTGTCTGGAGCCGAGTTGCGCCCAAACTGCTGGGCGGACTAGGATATAAGCGCGTTCTTCTTTTGTGCAGTGCCCCTTTTGTGTTTCCCGATCCTTCTCACCTTTGTTGTCCGCTCGGCCGCGCCGTTTTTGGCCAAGTCAGACGTTTGGAGATGTGTGCAATATATCGTTCATAAACCGAGAATTGGCCTTTTTATCGACACTCAAAACCTCTACCACTCGGCCCGGGACCTTGCCGAGCGCACCGTCAACTTTGAAACGCTCCTCGACATCGCTGCCCGTGACCGCGAACTGGTTCACGCCATCGCTTATACCGTAGAAAAAGATGGTGACAGCACGTCTAGGCCCTTCATCTACAAGCTTTCGGCACTGGGTTACAAGGTTCGGCGTATGACGCTGAGTCTGCACCACGTCACCGAAACCGGCAAGGCCATCTGGGAAGGCAACTGGGATATGGGTATGGTGGCCGATATGGTGCGGCTCTCGGATTATTTGGACATCATGGTGTTGGGCAGTGGCGACGGCGACTTCACCGACATCGTGGAACTCCTGCAAGAACGCGGCAAACGGGTCGAAGTGATCGCCTTCCGCGAGCATACCGCCCAAAAATTGATCGACGCCGCCGATAGATTCATTCATTTGCCCGACGTCGAAGAAGCGTTGATGCCCGCCCGCCTTCCCAAGCCCGCTCTACCTTAAATCGTGTCCACGCTTCGTGACGCTGACGCGGTGCTGGCGCGGCTGAATTTCGACTTGCCGCCCGAGCGTATTGCCCAAACCGGGGCCGAGCCGCGTGACAGCAGCAAACTGATGGTGGTGGGCGCGGAGATTCAGCACTGCATTTTCAGCGAGTTGCCCGACTTGCTGCGCTCCGGTGACGTGTTGGTGTTCAACCAGTCGCGGGTGATTCCGGCCCGTGTGATGGCCCGCAAGCCTGTAGTCAATGGGCAGGGTGGCGGTCAAATCGAAGTCTTGCTGCTGCGCGAAGAAGAGACGAATCTTTGGAGCGCTTACCTCAAGCCCGCCCGCCGCGCCGGGAACGAGTTGTATTTGGGCGAACACAGAGCAGAAGTCGTCGGCGTGCTGGACGACGGCGCACGGTTGCTGCGCTTCGAATCCGATCTCAAGCCGCACCTGGATGAGATTGGGCGCTTGCCTTTGCCGCCCTACATTCACGCGGGCGAAGACGATTCGGTATGGCGTGAGCGCTACCAGACTGTCTATGCCCGCGTGAATGGCAGCGTGGCCGCGCCGACAGCGGGCCTGCATTTCACGCCGGAGCTGTTGGCCCGCTTGGACGAGCGCGGCATTGAACGCGCTTATGTGACGCTGCACGTCGGGGCCGGAACTTTCAAGCCGATTCAGGGTTCGGTGGCCGACCACACCATGCACGCCGAGCGCTATTCGGTGAGCACCGAGACGGCCCAGATCATCAACCGTGCTAAAGCCGGGGGGCAGCGGGTGGTGGCGGTGGGAACGACGACGGTTCGCACATTAGAGAGCGCTTGGGACGGCCAACAGGTTCAGCCGGGCGAGGGCGATACCCGCATTTTCATCACGCCGGGTACGCCGGTCAACGTGCCCGATCTGCTGATTACCAATTTGCATTTGCCGGGTAGCACCCTGCTCCTGCTCGTCTCGGCGTTCGCGGGTGAGCAGCGCATCAAAGCGGCTTACGACGCAGCTTTAGCGGGCGATTACCGCTTCTACAGCTTGGGTGACGCGATGCTGCTGGAAAATCAGCGCTGATTCAGGCTCTCATTTCCCGCCGTAACCCCACCCGCGCCCGCTCCCTGACAAACCCCATTCGCTCATTGATCGCCAGCATCGGCGTATTTCCGGTGTGGTTGGTGGTGTTGGCCGCCCCGTAGCCCCGCGCTTTGGCCTGCGCCGCCGCCGTGAGTTTGAGCAGCCAACCCCCGCCGAGGCCGCGCCACTCGCGGCGCACGCCGGTCAAGCCCTGGTGGAGGGTGCTTAATTTTGAAGGGTCAGGCCGGTACAACTCACTGACGCCGATCCATTCTCCCTCGGGGCTGAGCAGCATGAAAAACCCCCGCACGTCAAACTCGGGCGCGTCCAGAATGCGGCTTTTCCACGTCTCAAACGGCCAAGGCGTGATCGGCTCGGCAAACGGCACTTCCGAGAGAAGGTGAATCATCAAAGTGTAGAGGCGGCGCTGCTCACTTTCGCTGCTTAGATCGGCCACTTCAGAAATTGGCAATGCCCTCAGCCCCGCTCGCCTGGCCCGCTCGGTGTGGTGCTGGAAATCAGTGGGGGAGAAGGTCTGCAAATCCAGCGTGCTGGTCCACATCCGCTCGTATTCGGCAAAGCCCTGCGCTTCAAGAAAGGCCATCTGCCACTCGCCTTCCCGCACGGTGGCCAGCACCACTTGCGCGTCTGGCGGCAACTGAGTCTCGGCGCGGCTCAGCAAGGCTTGGGGGAGCTCGCCGCCTTGCCAATCAGGATGCACGCTGAGGCTCAGGGCGTACCAACCGGCTTTGTCGTGCGACCTCGGCACTTGCGTCTCGGCCACGCCAACCAGTTGACCGTCCACGTGGGCCAGCGTCAGCGCGTGGTGTTGCCCAGCGGAGCGTTGTTCGTCGAAGCGGCGAAGGTGGTCGGCAGTTTCGTTCTTGTTTTCGGCCAGCCCCAGGAACGCAGCCAACTCGCCGTACAGTTGGTCACTCAGGAGCGGCTGAGGGTGCAGGACTTCCCAGATCACGTCAGATTCCATAGCCCAGTCTGCCGAATTTGGATGGCGGCGGCATCTGCCATTTGGCGCAGCAGACCTAAGCTGCCCCTCAAATGAACTGCCCCGTCAAGCTCCGCTCACAGGCCTTCAAGCCGCTCGGCGGCCCTTCATACAGCACCTCGCCGCCCGCGCTGCCGCCTTCGGGGCCGAGGTCGATGATCCAATCGGCCTGCCGAATCACGTCCAAATGATGCTCGATCAGAATCACCGTGTTGCCGCTGTCCACCAAGCGGTCAATCAAGCGCATCAGCATTCCGATGTCCGATAAATGCAGGCCGGTGGTGGGTTCGTCCATCACGTAGACACTGCCTTTTTTGTGCAGTTCGCCCGCCAGCTTGAGGCGCTGGCCCTCGCCGCCCGATACGGTGCTGAGCGGCTGCCCCAGTTTCAAATAACTCAGGCCCACATCGTTCATGGCCTGAATGACCGAGCGCACCTTCTTTTCGGTAAAAAAGGCCAGCGCTTCCTCGGCGGTCATCTCCAGCACGTCAGCAATCGACTTTCCGCGCAGGTGGTAGGTCAGTACCTCCTCCTTAAAGCGCTTGCCCTCGCAGACTTCACACACCGAGGTCATGCCTTCCATAAAAGCCAGATCGGTGTAAATCACGCCCAAGCCGCTGCATTCGGGGCAACTGCCCTCACTGTTGAAGCTGAACAGCGACGGGCTGACTTTGTTGGCGGCGGCAAACGCTTTGCGGATGTCGTCCATGATGCCGGTGTACGTCGCCGGAGCCGAGCGGCTGTTGGCGGTTACGCGCGACTGATCGATCACCACCGCGCCCAAGTGCTGCGTCAAAAATACCTCGTTGATCAGCGAACTCTTGCCCGAACCGGCCACGCCCGTGATGACGCTCAGCACGCCCGTCGGAATGTTCACCGTCACGTTTTTGAGGTTGTGCAGGTTGGCGTCTTTGATACTCAGGTTGCCTGTGGGTTGGCGCACCTTCTCTTTGACTGGCAAGTGCTGGCTCAAAAATTGTCCGGTCAGCGTGTCGGCGTGCTGAAGGTCGGCGTAACTGCCCTCGAACACCACCTGCCCGCCGTGTGTGCCTGCTCCCGGCCCGATGTCGACGATATGGTCGGCCACCGCGATCACGTCGGGGTCGTGCTCTACCACCAGCACGGTGTTGCCTTTGTCGCGCAATTTTTGCAGCAGGCCGTTGAGGCGGGCCACGTCTCTTGCGTGCAGGCCTACGCTGGG
The sequence above is drawn from the Deinococcus detaillensis genome and encodes:
- the lysA gene encoding diaminopimelate decarboxylase, yielding MLNDTQLLEAAQRFGTPLYVYDAAELDAALAGVRAAFTDTRIFYAMKANPNLSLLRRFCSAGVGFECVSAGELARAVKAGASGEHILVNGPAKSDEEYAEGGRLGATFIVDRGEEVALLPPSSRALVRVNPALNVSTHDHLATGAGSSKFGVPLSEVPAVLDALKAAGHTARGLHVHIGSAIRDAGDFAAAFAKLSELRPSVGELEVLDVGGGWSLDADLHGIAGQARQAAEVFGAQLWAEPGRYLVAGAGVLLSTVVGSKQTGRNFVLLDAGMTELIRPMLYGAVQPIRALWQGDQTKPYDLAGPACESGDVLAHDVPLPTPQRGGVLALLEAGAYGAAMSSNYLSRPRPAEVLWDGAWQVIRHRESPEAIWAAEL
- the mnmA gene encoding tRNA 2-thiouridine(34) synthase MnmA, coding for MTATAKRTTQGIKPGGRVLCAMSGGVDSSVSAALLKEQGFAVIGAMMRFWPDDKRSDTFDTCCSPDAAYEARRVAEQVGVPFYLLDYREQFQRHIVGPFLAEYAAGRTPNPCVNCNTKVKFDELVKKAKMLGCDYVATGHYVKRVEEESGAVAFHRGDDPRKDQTYFLWGTPRDALPYILFPVGEMEKPRVREIAEQHGLLTAKKPESQNICFVPGTVKDFVAEYVPQKLGQMRDIRTGEVVGEHLGTQFYTLGQKKGLGLFQSHLVRHVVYLDVDSNTVWVGEYEDCLWKGLKALTPNYLIDLTDLPSEVDVQVRYRAVPVKARVLDADEHGFELEFDEPQFAVAPGQSAVLYAGPKLLGGGLIADHVRVLPV
- the ftsY gene encoding signal recognition particle-docking protein FtsY; amino-acid sequence: MSWLNRLRDGLSKTRQQLNQSSGFLGTDLKDVFTNRIETLEDLEYALIAADVGRAATEEILEDVKNSSKSNLQEALMEAMTLQLEPDAKRAQFRKFGFNPDAKRSTVDPQGKVIMVIGVNGVGKTTTIAKLGRYYQSRGKRVMFAAGDTFRAAAGAQLGVWGERLGIPVVQGVDGGDPAAVAYDGANARKARDFDLLFVDTAGRLHNKHNLMEELKKVRRVIDKADPGEPHEIWLVLDAVTGQNGLQQAKKFHEAITLTGVIVTKLDGTSKGGIVVPIVRELGVPIKFIGVGEGQEDLQPFDSREFVQALFDVNIPKEELGKGVLNRED
- a CDS encoding META domain-containing protein translates to MTRTRFLFPLLALALGTSSFVAAAPTPLTGTFAQAAPATPTTAAPDNSVPIGGYSLVSLTENGQTTAPGSAAVRPTLDFDGKRVSGSSGCNSFGASYVARQKVLRFGALASTLRACPDYVDGLEAQFLKLLRGVNRFELSGMSGNQTLTLFSGSNDRMVFAQNIGAGEVASVGIRSKYDGTWTLNRPPAGLRLSSDTRPTQFTLKGSDISGFDGCNQFSGKLNISSGRLTFVGPVMSTKVFCPPQEANLVPLLTVGAAAAVQGKTLTLTDVNGGQWVLSKP
- a CDS encoding AIM24 family protein, with the protein product MIPDLPNPAEIDGEARSGMSYRIFGTIQPTLIVDMDSRHGMFSDAGGMSWMSATVEMNTGLNSGGGGGLLSGLARMVGGGTLFLVQFTTRSEGQIAFATDFPGKIVPLDLAAGESIIMHKHAFLAAEAGVTLAVTFTRRFGAGLVGGDGFVLQSVTGPGMAFAELDGDAIEYHLSAGEILLVEPGHVAMFDQSVTFDVQMVKGLRNIIFSGEALFFARLSGPGRVWLNSMSASKVAHRIGEYLPKGS
- a CDS encoding LabA-like NYN domain-containing protein, which gives rise to MQYIVHKPRIGLFIDTQNLYHSARDLAERTVNFETLLDIAARDRELVHAIAYTVEKDGDSTSRPFIYKLSALGYKVRRMTLSLHHVTETGKAIWEGNWDMGMVADMVRLSDYLDIMVLGSGDGDFTDIVELLQERGKRVEVIAFREHTAQKLIDAADRFIHLPDVEEALMPARLPKPALP
- the queA gene encoding tRNA preQ1(34) S-adenosylmethionine ribosyltransferase-isomerase QueA, which codes for MSTLRDADAVLARLNFDLPPERIAQTGAEPRDSSKLMVVGAEIQHCIFSELPDLLRSGDVLVFNQSRVIPARVMARKPVVNGQGGGQIEVLLLREEETNLWSAYLKPARRAGNELYLGEHRAEVVGVLDDGARLLRFESDLKPHLDEIGRLPLPPYIHAGEDDSVWRERYQTVYARVNGSVAAPTAGLHFTPELLARLDERGIERAYVTLHVGAGTFKPIQGSVADHTMHAERYSVSTETAQIINRAKAGGQRVVAVGTTTVRTLESAWDGQQVQPGEGDTRIFITPGTPVNVPDLLITNLHLPGSTLLLLVSAFAGEQRIKAAYDAALAGDYRFYSLGDAMLLENQR
- a CDS encoding GNAT family N-acetyltransferase, coding for MESDVIWEVLHPQPLLSDQLYGELAAFLGLAENKNETADHLRRFDEQRSAGQHHALTLAHVDGQLVGVAETQVPRSHDKAGWYALSLSVHPDWQGGELPQALLSRAETQLPPDAQVVLATVREGEWQMAFLEAQGFAEYERMWTSTLDLQTFSPTDFQHHTERARRAGLRALPISEVADLSSESEQRRLYTLMIHLLSEVPFAEPITPWPFETWKSRILDAPEFDVRGFFMLLSPEGEWIGVSELYRPDPSKLSTLHQGLTGVRREWRGLGGGWLLKLTAAAQAKARGYGAANTTNHTGNTPMLAINERMGFVRERARVGLRREMRA
- a CDS encoding ATP-binding cassette domain-containing protein, translating into MTIQPTRDFIEIYGARENNLKDISLRIPKNKITVFIGVSGSGKSSLVFDTVAAEAQRQLNETFTAFVQGFLPHYGQADVDRIEHLNAPIIIDQKRVGGGSRSTAGTYTDIAAPLRLLFSRFGQPSAGPAFAFSFNTPQGMCPECEGIGKITQLDLERFLDRSLSLNGGAILHPDFKVGSHWTWKTYAQSGFFDNDKPVDEYSPEELKLLLYGADNHKVAFTDFNLKYEGLIERFARMYLKKDAAAMSARSKAVFEAFTTSQTCPVCHGARLNEAALACRIDGRNIAELSDLEIGELIQFLKTLSDPAAARVAGKLVERLQHLCDIGLGYLSLSRETSTLSGGESQRLKMIRHLGNSLTEMLYILDEPSVGLHARDVARLNGLLQKLRDKGNTVLVVEHDPDVIAVADHIVDIGPGAGTHGGQVVFEGSYADLQHADTLTGQFLSQHLPVKEKVRQPTGNLSIKDANLHNLKNVTVNIPTGVLSVITGVAGSGKSSLINEVFLTQHLGAVVIDQSRVTANSRSAPATYTGIMDDIRKAFAAANKVSPSLFSFNSEGSCPECSGLGVIYTDLAFMEGMTSVCEVCEGKRFKEEVLTYHLRGKSIADVLEMTAEEALAFFTEKKVRSVIQAMNDVGLSYLKLGQPLSTVSGGEGQRLKLAGELHKKGSVYVMDEPTTGLHLSDIGMLMRLIDRLVDSGNTVILIEHHLDVIRQADWIIDLGPEGGSAGGEVLYEGPPSGLKACERSLTGQFI